The following is a genomic window from Adhaeribacter radiodurans.
CTCTTGCTTTGTAATGCAAATTTCATTAGCATTTCTGATGCATAACCTCTAGGCCTTATACGTGCCCCGCTTTCGGGGTTATAAATTTTTTTCTTTACTTTAACATTAAATCTTTTTTAAAACGTCTTTTCTTTAGAATGGCTGAAGTAACAAACAATTATACCGAAGATAGTATCCGCTCCCTAGATTGGCGTGAGCACATCCGGCTCCGGCCCGGTATGTACATTGGTAAGCTGGGCGATGGCTCCTCGCAGGATGATGGTATTTATATTCTGGTAAAAGAAATTATCGATAACTCCATTGATGAATACGTGATGGGGAACGGTAAAACCATTGAAATTAAAATCACCGATCATAAAGTACAGGTGCGCGATTACGGCCGTGGTATTCCGTTAGGCAAGGTAATCGACTGTGTGAGTAAAATTAATACCGGCGGTAAGTACGACAGCAAAGCTTTTCAGAAATCAGTTGGTTTAAATGGGGTAGGTACCAAGGCTACTAACGCCCTGGCCAGTTATTTTAAAGTTCAGTCTGTACGCGACGGTCAGATGAAAGTAGCTGAATTTGAACGTGGGGAGTTACTGAATGACCATCCGGTAATTGAAACTAACCAGCGTAACGGAACCACCATTACCTTCGTGCCGGACGATACCATTTTTAAAAATTATCGTTTTATCCCGGAATACCTGGAAAACCAGATCCGTAATTACGTGTATCTGAATGCGGGCTTAACCATAAACTTTAACGGTCAGAAATTTTATTCCGAAAACGGCCTGAAAGATTTATTGACCCATAAAACCGATATAGAAGCCCTTCGATACGAAATCATCCATTTAAGTGGCGAAGACATTGAGATTGCCTTATCTCACGGTAATGAATACGGCGAAGAATATTATTCCTTTGTTAATGGCCAGTATACTACCCAAGGGGGAACCCACTTAGCGGCTTTTCGCGAATCTATTGCCAAAACTGTTAAAGAATTCTTCAAGAAAGATTACGAGGCTTCGGATGTGCGGGCATCTATAATAGGAGCTATCAGCATACGGGTACAGGAACCGGTATTTGAATCTCAGACTAAAACTAAACTGGGTTCTATTCAAATGGGGCCAGATAGTCCGTCCGTGCGCAATTACATTCATGATTTTGTAAAAGAACACCTCGATAATTTTCTGCACAAAAACCCGGCTGTGGCTGATGCCATGAAACGCCGCATTGAGCAAAGTGAGCGGGAGCGCAAAGACATGGCCGGGATTAAAAAACTAGCTAATCAACGCGCCAAAAAAGCCAACCTGCACAACCGCAAATTGCGCGATTGTCGGGTACATTTTACCGATGAGCAAAACGAAAAACACCTGCTTTCTACCTTATTTATTACGGAAGGGGACTCGGCGAGTGGCTCTATTACTAAATCGCGCAACGTAGATACCGAGGCAGTTTTTAGCTTGCGCGGTAAACCGCTTAATTGCTTTGGCTTAAAGAAAAAGGTAGTATACGAAAACGAAGAGTTTAACCTTCTCCAGCACGCCTTGAATATTGAAGAAAGCCTGGAAGATTTACGTTATAACCGGGTTGTGATTGCTACCGATGCCGACGTAGACGGCATGCACATTCGCTTGCTGCTACTTACCTTCTTCTTACAGTTTTTCCCGGATTTAGTAAAAAATGGCCACTTGTTTATTCTGGAAACGCCTTTGTTCCGGGTGCGCAACAAAAAAGAAACTATTTACTGCTACAACGAAGAAGAAAAGCAGGCGGCCATGAAAAAACTGGGTAAAAACCCAGAAATCACCCGGTTTAAAGGATTAGGTGAGATTTCACCGGATGAGTTTGGTAGGTTTATCGGCGATAATATTCGATTAGAACCGGTTATTTTAAATACCGAAACTTCTATCCAGAAAATACTGAGTTATTTTATGGGTAAGAACACACCGGAACGTCAGAATTTTATTATCGACAACCTCAAGGTAGAAAAAGACATTGTTGAGGACGTAGAAGAGGAAGTTTATGCTTAAGGATACTGAAAATGAGAATGATGCGCTGTTGAACGGAGAAGAACCGTTTGCCGGCGAAGAAAAGATACACGAAATTACCGCCGTTGATGGCATGTACCAAAATTGGTTCCTGGATTACGCTTCGTACGTAATCCTGGAGCGGGCCGTACCCGCCATTGAAGACGGCTTAAAACCTGTGCAGCGTCGCATCCTGCACGCCATGAAAGAAATGGATGATGGTCGCTTTAACAAAGTGGCCAACATTATTGGGCAAACCATGCAGTATCACCCGCACGGCGATGCTTCTATTGGCGATGCGATCGTGAACTTAGGTCAGAAAGATTTACTAATTGAAACTCAAGGAAACTGGGGCGATGTGCGCACCGGCGACAGTGCAGCCGCTGCCCGTTACATTGAGGCAAGGTTGTCTAAATTTGCCTTAGATGTAGTTTACAACCCCGATACCACAGTCTGGCAGGCATCTTACGATGGCCGCAAAAATGAACCGGTGACTCTACCGGTTAAATTTCCATTGCTGCTGGCCCAAGGTGTGGAAGGTATAGCGGTAGGTTTATCTACCAAGATCATGCCCCACAACTTTAAGGAGTTGGTCCGGGCATCTATTGATGTTTTAAAGAAAAAACCTATTCAGCTATTTCCGGATTTCCCAACGGCTGGAATGGTAGACGTTACGGATTACAAAGGAGGAGTTCGGGGGAGCCGCATCCGAATTCGGGCTACAATTGAGAAAGTTGATAAAACTTTACTCATTATCCGGGATGTGCCATACGGCACCACTACCACGGCGCTGATGGAGTCCATTGTAAAAGCCAGCGAGAACAATAAAATCAAAATTAAAAAGGTAATCGATAACACCGCGGCTAACGTGGAAATTCACGTGCAATTGCCACCTGGTGTATCTCCCGACTTAACAATTGATGCGCTGTATGCCTTTACCGATTGTGAGATTTCAATCTCGCCTAATACTTGCGTTATTATTGATGATAAGCCTCATTTCTTAACGGTAGAGGAAGTGCTAAGAATTTCTACCCAAAAAACGGTAGATTTATTACAGCGCGAACTAGAGATTAAGTTGGCCGAACTCGACCAGAAATGGCATATGTCGTCTTTGGAGAAAATTTTCATCGAAAACCGTATTTACCGCAAAATAGAAGAATGTGAAACGTGGGAGGCAGTACTCGAAGCGATTGATAAAGGATTAAAGCCTTTCAGAAAGTTATTACGCCGGGATGTTACCACTGAAGATATCTTACGACTGACCGAAATTAAAATTAAGCGAATTTCGAAATACGATTCCTTTAAAGCGGACGAGTACATTAAAAAGCTGGAAGAGGAAATGGCCGAAACCGCCGATAATCTGGCTAACATTATTCGCTTCTCTATTTCTTATTTTGAAAATTTAATTAAGAAATATGGTACTGGTAGAGACCGCAAAACGCAGATTCGCACCTTTGATGTTATAACCGCGCAAAAAGTAGCTATTGCTAACCAGAAGTTGTATGTAAACCGAACCGATGGGTTTGTAGGTTATGGCTTGAAAAAAGATGAATCGGTAGAGTTTGTAACCGATTGCTCCGATATGGACGATGTTATTGCGATTACCAAAGACGGTAAGTTCCGGGTAACCAGAATTGCGGAGAAAACCTTTGTGGGCAAAGACATTATTTATGCAGGTATCTACAATAAAAATGATGAACACATGGTGTACAACATGATTTATGTAGATGGTAAAACCGGTATTTCCTTCGCAAAACGTTTCTCTGTAACCGGTATTACCCGTGATAAAGAATATGATTTAACGAAAGGCAATAAAGGCACCAAAGTACATTATCTAACCGCCAATCCCAACAGCGAATCAGAAGTGGTGAATATAACGCTTACCCCAGCTTCCACGGCGCGGGTTAAATCTTTTGATTTTGACTTTGCTGAGTTAATGATTAAAGGCAAAGGTTCCTTGGGGAATACCGTTACTAAATACCCGGTTAAGAAAATAGTGCAGAAAAGCCGGGGTGAATCTACTTTAGGTGGCCGGGAAATTTATTACGACGAAGTAATTGGCCGTTTAAACACTGAATCGCGTGGCAAATACCTGGGCTCGTTTAATACAGAAGATACTATTCTGGTGATATATAAAGATGGTTCCTATGAACAAACGTCATTTGAATTAACTAACCATTATGATGTAGCTAATATCGAAATTATTCAAAAGTTCGATCCGGAAAGCGTAATCTCAGCGGTTCACTACGATGGGGAAAATAAATATACCTATGTAAAACGTTTTAAAATCGAGACTTCTACCATTGGTAAAAGATTTGTATTTATCAGTGAAAACAAAGGTTCTAAATTGGTTTCCGTTTCCGCTCACCCGGAACCACAAGTAGAAATTAAATTTCAGGGCGATAAAAAATCAGAAAAAGAAACTGAAAATATATTGTTAAATGAATTTATTGACGTAAAAGGTTGGAAAGCTACTGGTAATAAATTAAATTACTTCAGAATTTTTGGCATCAGCCTACTCAAACCCACTTCCGAAGATATTATAAGTAAACCTGTAAAAGGTTTGTCTCCGCGCCGGATAGCAAAACCAGACGCCGTAGCTCTTGCTTTGGAAGATAATCTGGTGGGAGTGCAACCTGATTCTCAAAATACTGAAAAACTGTTAGTAGATAGTTCCGTAGAAGATAATGCTGCTTCTCCGGAATCAAAACCAAAGAAGCGACAACTAAATTTATTTTAATTATAGAATTTCAAAGTTAGTATGATAAAGGTCTGGAACAAATCGTTTGGTGTGTGGCTCGTGTTGATGTGTATTTGTTGCCGGGCCTTTTCTCTTAACACCTCTGATGAACTTGTTCGGGAGGCTAATCAACTATTAGGCGAATACAAAGATGCTGAAGCGCTTCAAAAATTTGAAGAAGTTTTGGTGGTAAATCCTGATCATTACGAAGCCCTGTATAAAGTTAGTTTATTACACTCCCGGATTGGATTACGCTACTCGGATGAATTACAAAAAGGAGAGCATTTTATTTTAGCAAAAGACTTTGCTGAAAAAGCTTTAAAAGTAAAAAAACAAGGTGCTGAATCTAATTATGTAATGGCCTTAGCTCTGTCAAATTTATCTTTTGTTTCTGGTGCTAAAGCGCGGATTAGTAATTTAAAAGAAATTAAATCTTATATAGATAAATCTTTAGCTTCTAATCCTAACTACGCCAATTCGTGGCATTTATTAGGTCGCTGGCATTATAAGGTGGCCAACATGAATGTATTTGAGTGTGCCATCTCTAAATTAATTAAAGGCTGTACTAAGTCGGAGGCAAGTAACAAACAAGCGGTTAATTGCTTTCAAAAAGCCATAAAATTAGATGGTAGCAATCTTAATTATTATTATGATCTGGCAATTGTTTACCGCGAAATGAAAGAGGTAGACCAGAGTATTGCCATATTACAAAACGCTATGCAAGTGCAACCCATCACCACTGAAGATTTAGAACTTAGCCGTCGATGCAAAGTGATGCTTAATAACCTGAGTCCTAGTTAACAAGTAAATATCTTAAAAAAAAAAAAAGCCGGTTAATGCCGGCTTTTTTTATGTGCTATTCTATACACTACTTTCGCACGTTTTAATTATCTTCATTTTAAAATTTATAAAAAATATTAACATATGAATAAAAAAACTGGTTTGTTGAAAACTAATGAACCGGTATAAGGTTATTTTAAATATTTGAATTTAATTTTGCCTTCTAATTCTTTGAGCTTTGTATAAGTTTTTATTTATAGCAATTCTTGTACTCTCGGTATTAACTTCTCGAGCTCAAAACCGAATTTTTGGTAAAGTAACCGATGCTGCAACCGGCGAAGTACTTCCTTTTGTAAATGTTTATATAAAAAACACTAACATTGGTACCACTACCGACGATAAAGGCACGTTTAACATTAAGCTTTCTAAACTCCCCGATTCGCTAACTGTTTCTTTTGTTGGTTATCGTACTTTATCTAAAGCACTTAAAAGAGGTGTAAGCGTACAGGAACTTAACTTTAAACTATTTGCCAGCACGTTAAATCTGCAGGAAGTAGTAATTCGGCCCGGCGAAAATCCTGCTTTTAAGATTATGCGCCAGGTAATCGAACATAAAAAAACGAACGATAAAAGGCGCTTGCGGGCATACCAATTTGAGGCGTACACCAAAATGCAATTTGATATTGATAACCTGGCGCCTAAAAAGAAGAAAATTGGCTTACGTACGGCACTATCTGCTGTAGTAGATTCGCAAATGTATATCCAAAGCAATGATGGGAAGAAAGTTTTACCTTTCTTTATTTCTGAATCCGTATCAGATTTCTACTATAACCGTGACCCCCGCAAAACCAAAGAAATTGTGAAAGCCTCTAAAGTTACGGGTTATGGTATTCAGGACGGTAATTTAGTAGCGCAGGTAATTGGCAACTCGTATCAGGATTATAATTTTTACCAAAACTACGTAAGTGTTCTGCAAAAAAACTTTATTAGTCCAATGGCCGATGGGTGGAAAAGTGCCTATGAGTATGATTTAGTAGATAGTGTTTACATTGGTAAAACCCGTTGCTATAAAATTAAAATAGAACCTAAACGGGCTCAGGATTTAGCTTTTAACGGCTCTATCTGGATTGCCGATTCGTCGTTTGCCTTACGAAAGATTGATGTACTGGTCAGTAAAGCGGCCAATATTAACTTTGTGGAAAAAATTCATTTGGTTCAGGAAGCTTTGCCCGTTACCGGAGGAACTTGGTTACCCTCCAAAACGGATTTAACCATGAATCTGGCTCGTATTAGTGAATCCCGGCCCGGAATTATTGCTAAAATTAATACTTCGTGTAAAAACATATTAGTTAATCAAGAGCAAAAACAAAGCTTTTTTGATCAACCCATTGTGCTGGCTGATAAAGCAAATAGTAGTTCGGAAAGTTTCTGGGAACAAAGCCGGCACGACACTTTAACCGCCGTCGAAAAGCAGGTTTATTCTTTAATAGATTCAATTAAATCTACTCCCCGCATTAAACACATTACCAAAGTAGTTACGGTATTAGCCACCGGTTACTTTAAAGCTGGGCCTATTAACATTGGTCGGTATCCGTATTTTTACGCCCACAATAATGTGGAAGGGCATCGGTTTCAGGTGGGAGGCAAAACCAACATTGATTTTAGTAATAAATGGGAATTAAAAGGTTTTGCAGCTTACGGCACTCTGGATAAAAGATTTAAATACGAAACATCGGCTCGCTTTATAATTTCCCGCAAAAAGTGGAGCGAAGTGGGTTTTACCCGCAAAGAAGATGTTGAACGAGTTGGTTTAATGTCGGAGAAATTAGAGGATAGTTACTTTTTGACGGGTTTTTCCCGGTTTGGCGATTTAAGACGCCCTTTTTATTTAACCCAAACGAGCGGGTATTTGCAACGTGATATTTTTCCGGGTTTAAGGCAGCGCATTTCACTTAGTAACCGCATTTTCAAACCGGAATATGATTTTGCATATTACCGGCAGGAAGGCGAACAACCAAAAGTTTTAACCCGTGATTTTTCGAGTACGACTGTAACTTTTTTTACTCGTTACGCCCAGAACGAAGTATTTGTACAGAACGACAACGAACGGATAAGTTTAGGATCAACTACGCATTGGCCAATTTTTACTTTTAAATACACTTTAGGTTTAAACGGTTTATTTGGCTCTACAGTAGATTACCAACGTATTGATGTGGGGGTAAAACATGATTTTGTGATGGGCCGTTTAGGAAATGCAATATACCGTCTAGAAGCAGGTAAAATTTATTCTCCCGTACCGTATCCTTTGTTAGAAAATCATTTGGGTAACGAAACGCCTTTTTATTATGCTCAAACGTTTAACCTGATGAATTATTTTGAATTCGCCAGTGATACGTACGCTTCGTTGCATTACGAGCAATATTTTGAAGGTTTACTTTTTAACCGCTTGCCTTTAATCAAGAAGTTAAAATGGCGAATAGTAGGTACTTCTAATGTGTTATACGGCCAGTTAAGTAAAGAAAATCAAGCTCTAATCTCACCCGTTGGCTATAATGGAACTCCACAGGAACCCGTTGGAACCTTAAACAAAACGCCTTACGTTGAAGCTGGTTACGCCATAGAAAACATCTTTAAAGTGTTGCGAATTGATGCTTTTCACCGGGTAACTTATTTGCAAAATCCAGATGTTAAGAAATTTGGTTTAAAATTTTCTTTGCAGTTTAAGTTGTAAAATAGCTTTACTTTTCTCAGAAGAGAACAATATCTCAAATATAAATAATGCGAATATCTGCTAGAATTGCCCATATTATTTAGTAAGTAGTAAGTACATAAAACTTAGATATTTTAACTATTCTGAAATGCGCACGTAAAGTTGCCCGAAGTTAAGGTTTCTATTTCTGAATTTTGTTTAAAAACTATCCACTCAAACGTATCACATTAAAAATCAAAAATCGATAATTTTCCTGCAGGTATATTCATTAAGCTTTAGCGGCAGCATGTTAAAACAAATTTTACTTTTTTTTATTGGCAGTCTTTTCTTTTCGTCCTGTTCTTCTCCGGAACAAAGTCAGGATAAAATGATTGATTTTCAAAAAGTAAAATACGATCCTGCTTATACACTTAAAGAAATTAGCGCCGCCATTAACCGCGATCCTCATAATGCTACCCATTATTTTAAGCGGGCTCAGTTTTATGTGGAGGCCAATAACTATACAGCAGCGCTAAAGGATATCAACCAAGCCATTGCTCAGGACGAAGAAAAAGGTGAATACTATTTTCGGAAAGCACAAATTCTACGTAAAACAGGAAATTACGCCGCCGCTCTTACTGCCGCAACCCGGGCCGAAGATTTAAATTTCCGGAGTACAGATTTAGATGTGCTATTAGGAGAACTCTATTTATTTAGTAAAAAATATGGCATGGCATTGCAGTATTTGAACGATGCAGCCGAAGAAACTCCGCAAAACGAATACATTTATTTTTACCGGGGTTTAGCTTACGCTCAAACCAGAGACACTATGGCTGCCATTCGTAATTTTAAGTCGGCCATTCGCCGGTCACCGGATTTAGTAGAAGCTTATAACCAATTGGTAAAAATTTATTTTGCCAGAAAAGAAGATGCTCTTGCCTTAGACTACCTGCGGGCGGGGCAAAAACAAGATTCTGCTAACGCGTATTTATGGTTCTACCGAGGCGAGTACTATAATAACTTAAAGCAGGTAGATAGCGCTTACATTAGTTACCGAAATGCAATAAAATACGATTCTTTGTTATATCTTGCCCGCCAAAGACTAGGAATATTAGCTTTTAATAAAAATAAATATTCCGAAGCTGCTGCTGAAATAGAAAAGGCCTTAAAACATTCGGATAATTTACCCCAGGCACATTTAGTTTTAGGTGAAAGCTATGAAAGAACCGGAAAATTAGAACAAGCCTTGGCCCATTACCAATGGATTTATAAACGGGAACCGGAGAACATAAAAGCCATGTGGGGCGTACGGCGCACCATGTACCAGTTATATAAAATAAAACGCGATAGTTTGCGTCAAGACGAAAAAGAAAGACGAGATAGTTTGCTGGCTATATTTAGAGCGCGCCGGCAAGCGCAGGCAGAAAATAAGAAAATACAAAAAATAAAGAATGATTAATATTACATTACCCGATGGCTCCGTAAAACAATACGAGGCCGGCGTAACAGGTCACGAAATTGCTGCCGGAATTAGTGAAGGTTTGGCGCGCAATGTTTTGGCTGCTAAAGTAAATAATGAAATTGTAGAATCTAATCGGCCAATTACGCAGGATGCTACTGTTCAGTTGCTGACCTGGAACGACGTGGAAGGAAAAGCTACGTATTGGCATTCTTCGGCCCACTTAATGGCCGAAGCTCTGGAAGCTTTGTATCCGGGTGTTCAGTTTGGCATAGGTCCTGCCATTGAAAATGGTTTTTACTACGATATTGATTTAGGTGATCGCCAGCTTTCGCAAGATGATTTTGCGGCCATTGAGCAGAAAATGTTAGAATTGGCCCGAACAAAAAGCCCTTACGAACGCAAAGCAATTTCCAAAGCCGATGCTATAGCTTACTTTACCGAAAAAGGAGATAAGTATAAATTAGATTTACTGCAAGATTTGCAGGATGGTACCATTACTTTTTACACCCAAGGTAATTTTACTGACTTATGCCGCGGTCCGCATATCCCGAATACGGGCTTTATAAAAGCAGTGAAGCTCATGAACGTGGCGGGTGCTTATTGGCGAGGCGACGAAAAAAGTAAACAGCTTACCCGGGTTTATGCTATTACCTTCCCTAAGCAAAAAGAT
Proteins encoded in this region:
- a CDS encoding DNA gyrase/topoisomerase IV subunit A, producing the protein MLKDTENENDALLNGEEPFAGEEKIHEITAVDGMYQNWFLDYASYVILERAVPAIEDGLKPVQRRILHAMKEMDDGRFNKVANIIGQTMQYHPHGDASIGDAIVNLGQKDLLIETQGNWGDVRTGDSAAAARYIEARLSKFALDVVYNPDTTVWQASYDGRKNEPVTLPVKFPLLLAQGVEGIAVGLSTKIMPHNFKELVRASIDVLKKKPIQLFPDFPTAGMVDVTDYKGGVRGSRIRIRATIEKVDKTLLIIRDVPYGTTTTALMESIVKASENNKIKIKKVIDNTAANVEIHVQLPPGVSPDLTIDALYAFTDCEISISPNTCVIIDDKPHFLTVEEVLRISTQKTVDLLQRELEIKLAELDQKWHMSSLEKIFIENRIYRKIEECETWEAVLEAIDKGLKPFRKLLRRDVTTEDILRLTEIKIKRISKYDSFKADEYIKKLEEEMAETADNLANIIRFSISYFENLIKKYGTGRDRKTQIRTFDVITAQKVAIANQKLYVNRTDGFVGYGLKKDESVEFVTDCSDMDDVIAITKDGKFRVTRIAEKTFVGKDIIYAGIYNKNDEHMVYNMIYVDGKTGISFAKRFSVTGITRDKEYDLTKGNKGTKVHYLTANPNSESEVVNITLTPASTARVKSFDFDFAELMIKGKGSLGNTVTKYPVKKIVQKSRGESTLGGREIYYDEVIGRLNTESRGKYLGSFNTEDTILVIYKDGSYEQTSFELTNHYDVANIEIIQKFDPESVISAVHYDGENKYTYVKRFKIETSTIGKRFVFISENKGSKLVSVSAHPEPQVEIKFQGDKKSEKETENILLNEFIDVKGWKATGNKLNYFRIFGISLLKPTSEDIISKPVKGLSPRRIAKPDAVALALEDNLVGVQPDSQNTEKLLVDSSVEDNAASPESKPKKRQLNLF
- a CDS encoding DUF5686 and carboxypeptidase-like regulatory domain-containing protein — protein: MYKFLFIAILVLSVLTSRAQNRIFGKVTDAATGEVLPFVNVYIKNTNIGTTTDDKGTFNIKLSKLPDSLTVSFVGYRTLSKALKRGVSVQELNFKLFASTLNLQEVVIRPGENPAFKIMRQVIEHKKTNDKRRLRAYQFEAYTKMQFDIDNLAPKKKKIGLRTALSAVVDSQMYIQSNDGKKVLPFFISESVSDFYYNRDPRKTKEIVKASKVTGYGIQDGNLVAQVIGNSYQDYNFYQNYVSVLQKNFISPMADGWKSAYEYDLVDSVYIGKTRCYKIKIEPKRAQDLAFNGSIWIADSSFALRKIDVLVSKAANINFVEKIHLVQEALPVTGGTWLPSKTDLTMNLARISESRPGIIAKINTSCKNILVNQEQKQSFFDQPIVLADKANSSSESFWEQSRHDTLTAVEKQVYSLIDSIKSTPRIKHITKVVTVLATGYFKAGPINIGRYPYFYAHNNVEGHRFQVGGKTNIDFSNKWELKGFAAYGTLDKRFKYETSARFIISRKKWSEVGFTRKEDVERVGLMSEKLEDSYFLTGFSRFGDLRRPFYLTQTSGYLQRDIFPGLRQRISLSNRIFKPEYDFAYYRQEGEQPKVLTRDFSSTTVTFFTRYAQNEVFVQNDNERISLGSTTHWPIFTFKYTLGLNGLFGSTVDYQRIDVGVKHDFVMGRLGNAIYRLEAGKIYSPVPYPLLENHLGNETPFYYAQTFNLMNYFEFASDTYASLHYEQYFEGLLFNRLPLIKKLKWRIVGTSNVLYGQLSKENQALISPVGYNGTPQEPVGTLNKTPYVEAGYAIENIFKVLRIDAFHRVTYLQNPDVKKFGLKFSLQFKL
- a CDS encoding tetratricopeptide repeat protein; translation: MLKQILLFFIGSLFFSSCSSPEQSQDKMIDFQKVKYDPAYTLKEISAAINRDPHNATHYFKRAQFYVEANNYTAALKDINQAIAQDEEKGEYYFRKAQILRKTGNYAAALTAATRAEDLNFRSTDLDVLLGELYLFSKKYGMALQYLNDAAEETPQNEYIYFYRGLAYAQTRDTMAAIRNFKSAIRRSPDLVEAYNQLVKIYFARKEDALALDYLRAGQKQDSANAYLWFYRGEYYNNLKQVDSAYISYRNAIKYDSLLYLARQRLGILAFNKNKYSEAAAEIEKALKHSDNLPQAHLVLGESYERTGKLEQALAHYQWIYKREPENIKAMWGVRRTMYQLYKIKRDSLRQDEKERRDSLLAIFRARRQAQAENKKIQKIKND
- a CDS encoding DNA topoisomerase IV subunit B, with translation MAEVTNNYTEDSIRSLDWREHIRLRPGMYIGKLGDGSSQDDGIYILVKEIIDNSIDEYVMGNGKTIEIKITDHKVQVRDYGRGIPLGKVIDCVSKINTGGKYDSKAFQKSVGLNGVGTKATNALASYFKVQSVRDGQMKVAEFERGELLNDHPVIETNQRNGTTITFVPDDTIFKNYRFIPEYLENQIRNYVYLNAGLTINFNGQKFYSENGLKDLLTHKTDIEALRYEIIHLSGEDIEIALSHGNEYGEEYYSFVNGQYTTQGGTHLAAFRESIAKTVKEFFKKDYEASDVRASIIGAISIRVQEPVFESQTKTKLGSIQMGPDSPSVRNYIHDFVKEHLDNFLHKNPAVADAMKRRIEQSERERKDMAGIKKLANQRAKKANLHNRKLRDCRVHFTDEQNEKHLLSTLFITEGDSASGSITKSRNVDTEAVFSLRGKPLNCFGLKKKVVYENEEFNLLQHALNIEESLEDLRYNRVVIATDADVDGMHIRLLLLTFFLQFFPDLVKNGHLFILETPLFRVRNKKETIYCYNEEEKQAAMKKLGKNPEITRFKGLGEISPDEFGRFIGDNIRLEPVILNTETSIQKILSYFMGKNTPERQNFIIDNLKVEKDIVEDVEEEVYA
- a CDS encoding tetratricopeptide repeat protein: MIKVWNKSFGVWLVLMCICCRAFSLNTSDELVREANQLLGEYKDAEALQKFEEVLVVNPDHYEALYKVSLLHSRIGLRYSDELQKGEHFILAKDFAEKALKVKKQGAESNYVMALALSNLSFVSGAKARISNLKEIKSYIDKSLASNPNYANSWHLLGRWHYKVANMNVFECAISKLIKGCTKSEASNKQAVNCFQKAIKLDGSNLNYYYDLAIVYREMKEVDQSIAILQNAMQVQPITTEDLELSRRCKVMLNNLSPS